Proteins from a genomic interval of Pseudomonas paeninsulae:
- a CDS encoding GNAT family N-acetyltransferase, with protein sequence MDDLHCRALPVPLLPLVDEFYRAHRSPMRVDRQAQVWVMQHTEIVAALCLRPLTHGHWLSGLLVAPSQRRQGLARQLIEQALALTSEPVWLFCHPELHSFYASLGFLPGTSLPAALAERLSRYQRKKNLIALCR encoded by the coding sequence ATGGACGATCTGCACTGCCGTGCCCTACCTGTCCCATTGCTACCGCTGGTGGATGAGTTCTATCGCGCCCATCGCTCCCCCATGCGCGTCGACCGCCAGGCCCAGGTGTGGGTCATGCAACACACCGAAATTGTCGCCGCCCTGTGCCTGCGCCCGCTGACACATGGGCATTGGCTTAGCGGCCTGCTCGTCGCACCGAGCCAACGCCGCCAAGGGCTGGCGCGCCAATTGATCGAACAGGCCCTGGCACTTACCAGCGAACCGGTCTGGTTGTTCTGTCACCCCGAACTACACAGCTTCTATGCAAGCCTGGGCTTTCTGCCCGGCACCAGCCTACCCGCGGCACTCGCCGAGCGGCTGTCGCGCTATCAGCGCAAGAAAAACTTGATCGCCCTGTGCCGTTAG
- a CDS encoding DUF2025 family protein produces MSITSASICEAADQLQGFVGFNARTGQHIVRFSEDSLGLDVPQDSITPSCEFVWAAGQDQLMTLKRERLQLLLDLRIDERLNIGEPLRVYMQRQDLAEITAERLLRHA; encoded by the coding sequence ATGAGTATCACGTCCGCCAGCATCTGCGAGGCTGCCGACCAGCTGCAGGGTTTTGTCGGTTTCAATGCCAGGACCGGCCAACATATCGTGCGCTTCAGCGAGGATTCTTTAGGTCTGGATGTGCCGCAAGACAGCATCACCCCGAGCTGCGAGTTCGTCTGGGCCGCCGGCCAAGATCAACTGATGACCCTCAAGCGCGAACGCCTGCAATTGCTCCTCGACCTGCGCATCGACGAACGCCTGAATATCGGCGAACCGCTGCGGGTGTATATGCAGCGCCAGGATCTAGCGGAGATCACTGCCGAACGCCTACTTCGCCACGCCTGA
- a CDS encoding oxygen-binding di-iron domain-containing protein, with product MTSVSEIAPDLYRLSTYVPEANLQFNQFLLRDEQPLLLHTGMRGLFPSVKEAVARLIDPTTLRWIAFSHFEADECGSLREWQTLAPEACALCSLVGKVVSVDDVVAARPAQALDDGELISTGKYRLRFLRTPHVPHCWDAGLFFEETQGTLLCSDLFHQNGDVEPITSSDVIGRARQTLLDYENSPLAAYMPYTRQTAPTLERLAQLKPSTLATMHGSTFTGNGEQAIRDLAAVLKEILDTD from the coding sequence ATGACTTCAGTCAGCGAAATTGCGCCGGATTTGTATCGCCTATCAACCTACGTGCCGGAAGCAAACCTGCAGTTCAACCAGTTCCTGCTACGTGACGAGCAGCCCTTGTTACTGCATACCGGCATGCGTGGCCTCTTTCCATCCGTCAAGGAGGCCGTGGCTCGCCTGATCGACCCGACGACGCTGCGTTGGATCGCCTTCAGTCACTTCGAGGCCGATGAGTGCGGCTCACTGCGCGAGTGGCAGACCCTGGCGCCAGAGGCCTGCGCCCTGTGCAGTTTGGTTGGCAAGGTGGTGAGTGTCGACGATGTGGTGGCCGCCAGGCCGGCTCAGGCGCTCGACGACGGAGAACTGATCAGCACCGGCAAATATCGTTTGCGCTTCCTGCGTACACCGCACGTGCCCCACTGCTGGGATGCCGGATTGTTCTTCGAGGAAACCCAAGGCACCCTGCTCTGTTCCGACCTCTTCCACCAGAACGGCGATGTCGAGCCGATCACCTCCTCGGACGTGATCGGCAGGGCCAGGCAAACACTGCTGGACTATGAGAACAGCCCGCTCGCCGCCTACATGCCTTACACCCGACAAACCGCGCCGACGCTGGAGCGCCTGGCGCAACTCAAGCCCAGTACGCTCGCGACCATGCATGGTTCGACCTTTACCGGCAACGGTGAACAAGCTATCCGCGACCTCGCCGCTGTCCTGAAGGAAATTCTCGACACAGATTGA
- the nirK gene encoding copper-containing nitrite reductase has protein sequence MKERTYTRAITEFVLASCLLGLTSTAAVAATAADLPVIVQELVAPPAVPAPITRKSPARVVVNLTVEEVEKEIAPGTRYMFWTFGGTVPGKMIRVREGDTVELHLQNLASNKLPHNIDLHAVSGPGGGAEQTLIAPGNEATFSFKALSPGLYVYHCATAPVGMHVANGMYGMILVEPKEGMSKVDRELYVMQGDFYTSGAYRAEGLQNFDMQKAVDEKPTYVLFNGADGALTGENSLTANIGEKVRMYFGVGGPNLTSSFHVIGAIFDRVYSDGGSHYQENVQTTMVPPGGSTIVEFVPKVPGNLTLVDHSLTRAFNKGAVGLLAVSGAPQPEIYGEGVKKPLPAVTGQVAVAKVEAPQVPAGDAVLTRGKAVYERVCAACHLPDGTGVAGVFPPLADSDFFQERPYEMAYIVLHGRSGELVVNGERYNGVMPPQDLNDNDVSAVINYINVALNQGKSVLTPEMVSKMRQIKKL, from the coding sequence ATGAAAGAACGTACTTACACACGAGCAATAACGGAATTCGTGCTGGCTTCTTGCCTGTTGGGACTAACCTCGACAGCCGCAGTCGCTGCGACCGCAGCGGATCTGCCGGTGATCGTTCAGGAGCTGGTCGCGCCCCCGGCGGTACCAGCGCCAATTACCCGTAAAAGTCCGGCGCGGGTGGTGGTCAATCTGACCGTGGAAGAGGTCGAGAAAGAAATAGCGCCCGGTACGCGCTATATGTTCTGGACGTTTGGCGGCACCGTGCCGGGCAAAATGATCCGTGTGCGTGAAGGCGATACTGTCGAACTGCATCTGCAGAACCTGGCCAGCAACAAACTGCCGCACAATATCGATTTGCATGCCGTTAGCGGCCCGGGTGGCGGCGCGGAGCAAACCCTGATTGCGCCGGGAAATGAAGCGACCTTTAGCTTTAAAGCCCTGTCTCCCGGGCTGTATGTCTATCACTGCGCCACGGCGCCCGTGGGCATGCACGTGGCCAATGGCATGTACGGCATGATCCTGGTCGAGCCCAAAGAGGGCATGTCCAAGGTTGACCGTGAACTCTATGTAATGCAGGGCGATTTCTACACCTCGGGTGCATACCGCGCCGAGGGTCTGCAGAATTTTGACATGCAGAAAGCGGTCGATGAAAAGCCCACTTATGTGTTGTTCAACGGTGCCGATGGCGCCCTCACTGGCGAGAACTCGCTGACCGCCAACATCGGTGAAAAGGTCCGGATGTACTTCGGCGTCGGCGGCCCCAACCTGACCTCCAGTTTTCATGTGATAGGCGCGATCTTCGACCGTGTGTACAGCGACGGTGGTAGCCATTATCAGGAAAATGTGCAAACCACCATGGTGCCCCCAGGCGGCTCGACTATTGTCGAATTCGTACCCAAGGTGCCGGGCAACCTGACCCTCGTCGACCACTCGTTGACCCGTGCCTTCAACAAGGGGGCAGTAGGTTTGCTGGCTGTCAGTGGTGCTCCACAGCCGGAAATTTATGGCGAAGGGGTGAAGAAGCCTTTGCCTGCGGTAACGGGTCAAGTAGCCGTGGCCAAAGTTGAGGCGCCGCAGGTGCCGGCTGGCGATGCAGTGCTGACGCGCGGCAAGGCCGTTTATGAGCGGGTTTGTGCGGCTTGCCACTTGCCCGATGGTACGGGTGTGGCCGGGGTGTTCCCGCCGTTGGCCGACTCCGATTTCTTCCAGGAACGGCCGTATGAAATGGCCTATATCGTCTTGCACGGTCGCAGTGGCGAGTTGGTGGTCAATGGTGAGCGCTACAACGGTGTGATGCCGCCGCAAGATCTGAACGACAACGATGTCTCTGCGGTGATCAATTACATCAATGTGGCACTGAACCAAGGCAAGTCCGTGCTGACCCCGGAGATGGTCAGCAAGATGCGTCAGATCAAGAAGTTGTGA
- a CDS encoding formylglycine-generating enzyme family protein, whose product MNLTLTCAWAIRAVLLCGTAIAGSTWAADYRLLEGGEFRSVLPADGESSPASIQPFWLRSTLVSNAEYLEFLQAHPQWRRGTVPGVLAGADYLALWAGPLVFAPLQAGAPVTQVSWHAAQAYCASEQARLPTWYEWEFAAAADEQRADARGDPVWLARILSWYSRPASQPPQAIGLQPANYYGIHDLHELTWEWVEDFNGLFVSADSRTQGEQKQLAFCGGAALSLSDKNNYAVLIRLSLLAAMEANQGGNYLGFRCARDPAPHLSGTPNE is encoded by the coding sequence GTGAACCTGACGCTGACGTGCGCCTGGGCGATTCGTGCCGTGCTGTTGTGCGGCACGGCCATCGCCGGCAGTACGTGGGCCGCCGATTACCGGTTGCTGGAGGGTGGTGAGTTTCGCAGCGTGTTGCCGGCCGATGGTGAAAGCTCGCCGGCCAGCATTCAGCCGTTCTGGCTGCGTAGCACGCTGGTGAGCAATGCCGAGTACCTTGAGTTTCTCCAGGCACACCCGCAGTGGCGGCGCGGCACGGTGCCTGGGGTGCTGGCGGGCGCGGACTATCTGGCGCTGTGGGCTGGGCCGCTGGTGTTTGCGCCGTTGCAGGCAGGCGCACCGGTAACCCAGGTTAGCTGGCATGCCGCCCAGGCTTACTGCGCAAGTGAACAGGCGCGGTTGCCAACCTGGTACGAGTGGGAGTTTGCCGCCGCCGCCGACGAGCAGCGCGCCGATGCGCGGGGGGATCCGGTCTGGCTGGCGCGAATTCTCTCCTGGTATTCGCGGCCGGCCAGCCAGCCGCCCCAAGCCATAGGTCTGCAACCGGCCAATTACTACGGCATCCATGATCTGCATGAACTGACGTGGGAGTGGGTCGAGGACTTCAATGGTCTGTTCGTCAGCGCCGACAGTCGGACTCAGGGCGAGCAGAAACAGTTGGCGTTCTGCGGTGGCGCGGCGCTGTCGCTCAGCGACAAAAACAACTACGCGGTTCTGATTCGTTTGTCCCTGCTGGCGGCCATGGAGGCCAATCAGGGCGGCAACTATCTGGGTTTTCGCTGCGCGCGTGACCCCGCCCCTCATTTATCGGGAACCCCTAATGAATAG
- a CDS encoding SCO family protein → MNSVKRLRLALPGALLSAVLLLTPGVMPWAQEAPVNAALASVPADSLYGLAMPLTDAQGEHFDWREMAGKPLLVTMFYGDCASACPVLMQSLQRTIAELQPEEGALKVLMVSLNPQHDTPASLAHMSHTHQLDERFFRLAVAADEGQTRAMAAVLKIKYRALDNGEISHNTRVSLLSASGQVIASSTVLKPVADQALLSEIRQALQ, encoded by the coding sequence ATGAATAGCGTCAAACGTCTGAGACTGGCGCTGCCTGGCGCCTTGTTGTCCGCTGTCTTGTTGCTGACCCCCGGAGTAATGCCGTGGGCGCAGGAGGCACCTGTCAATGCCGCGCTCGCCAGCGTGCCCGCTGACTCCTTGTATGGGTTGGCGATGCCCCTCACCGATGCACAGGGCGAGCATTTTGATTGGCGTGAAATGGCTGGCAAGCCGCTGCTGGTCACCATGTTCTATGGTGATTGTGCATCGGCCTGTCCAGTGCTCATGCAGAGCCTGCAGCGCACCATCGCCGAGCTCCAGCCCGAGGAGGGTGCGCTCAAGGTGCTGATGGTCAGCCTGAATCCGCAGCACGACACGCCGGCCTCGCTGGCACACATGAGTCACACGCATCAGCTCGATGAGCGGTTTTTCCGCCTGGCGGTGGCGGCCGATGAGGGGCAAACCCGGGCCATGGCGGCGGTGTTGAAGATCAAGTATCGGGCGCTGGACAATGGTGAAATAAGCCACAACACCAGGGTCAGCTTGTTGAGTGCGTCCGGTCAGGTTATTGCCAGCAGCACAGTGCTCAAGCCCGTCGCGGACCAGGCCCTGCTTTCGGAGATTCGTCAGGCTTTGCAGTGA
- a CDS encoding glycosyltransferase: MTVRRPLKILFYCNVLIVCLLLGYKAYLNVVLSDFEAEHTGQIEAIQARLESRNSFSFAVVGNINNSVGIFERRIIPMLNASGVDFIISAGNAVSGGGEDKYRALHGTLSHLQMPYLLTFGAHEYQAFGSYRFYEHFGPHFFSFRAGSSHFIFLDSTGKTPWRWQILWLRDLLRQSDAQQTFVFTGQPLLHGEVPARFADEQDYLQPAAFREALLGLFAEHPIDAIFAANLPLFSEQRRGNTRFITSGGAGGLLLSDQASFHHYVQVSVSAQGIGIQLQRLDVGQHPLFKQLESLWFFIYSLFYVGYLNFILLVCGLTIAAIKLYTLAFAERDYYPNFDLDPSPWVEKPLRVVMFTNNYLPFIGGVPISIERLRRGLDAMGNAVLVIAPGYRDQPREEAHVVRVPSLLAMGEKRELRLANIFLRRIGQAVRDFRPDLIHLHHPFWLGSLGLLLAHRLRVPAVFTYHTRLEHYAHFVPLPGTLFRNLISHALIKRFANKCDAVIVPTNSAEEYLRMIGVKTPVFVQPTGIDYRRFHEVTGEQVARLRAALGIGEEQVLISVSRLSNEKNIDFLIDAIASLRGQTERPFLVLMIGDGHQRERLHGRIDELGLGRHFRLLGAVPPEDMALYYRLGELFLFASKSETQGMVVLEAMAAGLPVVAVRSSGIDDVVRQGYNGFKTPENIGQWCARVILLLEDDRLREEMSNHALLVAEEHSIEQFAAGVKEVYATVMAASRTQQGGRWR, from the coding sequence ATGACAGTGCGCCGCCCACTCAAGATCCTTTTCTATTGCAATGTGCTGATTGTCTGCCTGCTGCTGGGCTACAAGGCCTATCTGAACGTTGTGCTGTCTGATTTCGAGGCCGAGCACACCGGCCAGATAGAGGCGATTCAGGCGCGGCTGGAGAGCCGGAATAGCTTCAGTTTCGCGGTGGTGGGCAATATCAATAATTCCGTAGGCATTTTCGAGCGACGGATTATTCCCATGCTCAACGCGTCCGGCGTCGATTTCATCATCTCCGCCGGCAACGCGGTCAGCGGTGGCGGCGAGGACAAGTACCGGGCGTTGCACGGCACCCTGAGTCATTTGCAGATGCCCTATCTGCTGACCTTTGGCGCCCATGAATACCAAGCGTTCGGCAGCTATCGGTTCTACGAGCATTTCGGCCCGCATTTTTTCAGCTTCCGCGCCGGCAGCAGCCACTTCATCTTTCTCGACAGCACCGGTAAAACGCCTTGGCGCTGGCAGATTCTCTGGCTCAGGGATCTCCTGCGTCAGAGTGATGCACAACAAACCTTTGTCTTTACCGGCCAGCCGCTGCTGCACGGCGAAGTGCCTGCCCGCTTTGCCGACGAACAGGATTACCTGCAGCCCGCAGCGTTCCGTGAAGCGCTGTTGGGGCTGTTCGCTGAACACCCTATCGATGCGATATTTGCCGCCAACCTGCCTCTGTTTTCCGAGCAGCGGCGCGGCAATACCCGGTTTATCACCAGCGGCGGGGCGGGTGGTCTGCTCCTGAGCGATCAGGCCAGTTTTCATCACTATGTGCAGGTGTCGGTATCTGCACAGGGCATCGGTATCCAGTTGCAGCGTCTCGACGTGGGCCAGCACCCGCTCTTCAAGCAACTCGAGAGTCTCTGGTTCTTCATCTATTCGCTGTTCTACGTGGGTTACCTGAACTTCATCCTGCTGGTCTGCGGCCTGACCATCGCCGCGATCAAGCTCTACACGCTGGCCTTCGCCGAACGCGACTATTACCCGAATTTCGATCTGGATCCCTCACCCTGGGTGGAGAAACCGCTGCGGGTCGTGATGTTCACCAACAACTACCTGCCTTTCATCGGTGGTGTCCCCATCTCGATCGAGCGGCTGCGGCGAGGGCTGGACGCCATGGGCAACGCTGTTCTGGTCATCGCGCCAGGATATCGGGATCAGCCGCGCGAGGAGGCACATGTCGTCCGGGTGCCGTCGCTCCTGGCCATGGGCGAGAAGCGGGAACTCCGCTTGGCCAATATTTTTCTAAGGCGTATCGGTCAGGCGGTCAGAGACTTTCGTCCCGACCTGATCCACCTGCACCATCCTTTCTGGCTCGGCTCGTTGGGTCTGCTGCTGGCGCATCGGCTGCGGGTGCCGGCGGTTTTTACCTACCACACCCGGCTGGAACACTATGCTCACTTCGTGCCGCTGCCTGGCACGCTCTTCCGCAACTTGATCTCCCATGCGCTGATCAAGCGCTTTGCCAATAAATGCGATGCGGTGATCGTGCCCACTAACTCCGCCGAAGAATATTTGCGCATGATCGGCGTGAAGACGCCCGTTTTCGTGCAACCCACGGGCATCGACTACCGGCGCTTTCACGAAGTGACAGGGGAGCAAGTCGCCCGCCTGAGGGCGGCGCTGGGCATTGGCGAGGAGCAGGTCCTGATCAGTGTTTCGCGGCTTTCCAATGAAAAAAATATCGATTTCCTGATCGATGCGATCGCCAGTCTGCGCGGGCAGACCGAGCGGCCCTTCCTGGTCCTGATGATCGGTGATGGTCATCAGCGCGAGCGGCTGCACGGGCGTATCGACGAGCTGGGTCTCGGTCGTCATTTCAGGTTGCTCGGCGCCGTCCCGCCAGAGGACATGGCGCTGTACTACCGGCTGGGCGAGCTGTTTCTGTTCGCCTCAAAATCGGAGACCCAGGGCATGGTTGTTCTGGAGGCCATGGCTGCCGGCTTGCCAGTGGTGGCGGTACGCTCGAGTGGTATCGATGATGTGGTCAGGCAGGGCTATAACGGCTTCAAGACGCCGGAAAATATTGGCCAGTGGTGCGCGCGGGTGATCCTGCTGCTCGAGGATGATCGGCTGCGCGAAGAAATGTCCAACCATGCCCTGTTGGTGGCCGAGGAGCACTCCATCGAACAGTTCGCGGCGGGGGTCAAGGAGGTCTACGCCACGGTCATGGCCGCTTCGCGTACCCAGCAAGGCGGGCGATGGCGCTGA
- a CDS encoding thiol-disulfide oxidoreductase DCC family protein, which yields MARLKVYYDGACPRCVADRRRYEKLRTLSDDSVEWLDITGKAEQLRAAGIDPHLALTELHVEDAQGRIHRELDAYILLMARTPALRPLAWLLGLPGLKPMFSWSYRHWVLRRLHQEGRL from the coding sequence ATGGCCAGACTCAAAGTCTATTACGACGGCGCCTGCCCGCGCTGCGTGGCCGATCGTCGCCGCTATGAAAAGCTGCGCACGCTTAGCGACGACAGCGTGGAGTGGCTGGACATCACCGGCAAGGCAGAGCAACTGCGTGCGGCCGGCATCGACCCGCACCTGGCACTGACTGAACTGCACGTCGAAGATGCCCAAGGCCGCATCCACCGCGAACTGGACGCCTACATCCTGCTGATGGCGCGCACCCCTGCCCTGCGCCCGCTGGCCTGGCTACTCGGCCTGCCCGGCCTCAAACCCATGTTCTCCTGGAGCTACCGCCACTGGGTGTTGCGCCGCCTGCACCAGGAAGGCCGACTGTAG
- the rimO gene encoding 30S ribosomal protein S12 methylthiotransferase RimO, which yields MSTPATPKVGFVSLGCPKALVDSERILTQLRMEGYEVVSTYQDADVVVVNTCGFIDSAKAESLEVIGEALAENGKVIVTGCMGVEESAIRNVHPSVLSVTGPQQYEQVLNAVHEVVPPNKEHNPLIDLVPPQGIKLTPRHYAYLKISEGCNHSCSFCIIPSMRGKLVSRPVGEVLSEAERLVKAGVKELLVISQDTSAYGVDMKYKTDFWNGQPVKTRMTELCEALSSMGIWVRLHYVYPYPHVDELIPLMAAGKLLPYLDIPFQHASPKVLKAMKRPAFEDKTLARIKNWREICPELTIRSTFIVGFPGETEEDFQYLLDWLTEAQLDRVGCFQYSPVEGASANLLDNHVPDDIKQDRWDRFMAHQQAISAARLQLKVGKELEVLIDEVDDQGAVARCYADAPEIDGSVFIASTEVKPGDKVRVRIVDADEYDMWAELI from the coding sequence ATGTCCACCCCCGCCACGCCGAAAGTCGGATTCGTCAGCCTCGGTTGCCCGAAAGCCCTGGTCGATTCCGAACGCATCCTCACCCAACTGCGCATGGAAGGTTACGAAGTCGTGTCGACCTACCAGGACGCCGACGTGGTGGTGGTCAACACCTGTGGCTTTATTGACAGCGCCAAGGCCGAATCCCTCGAAGTGATCGGTGAGGCCCTGGCCGAAAACGGCAAGGTCATCGTCACCGGCTGCATGGGCGTGGAAGAAAGCGCGATCCGCAACGTGCACCCCAGCGTGCTCTCCGTCACTGGCCCGCAGCAGTACGAGCAAGTGCTGAATGCCGTGCATGAAGTGGTACCACCGAACAAAGAACACAACCCGCTGATCGACCTGGTGCCACCGCAAGGCATCAAGCTGACGCCGCGCCACTACGCCTACCTGAAGATTTCCGAAGGCTGCAACCACAGCTGTAGCTTCTGCATCATCCCCTCGATGCGAGGCAAGCTGGTCAGCCGTCCGGTCGGCGAAGTGCTCAGCGAAGCCGAGCGCCTGGTCAAGGCCGGGGTCAAGGAGCTGCTGGTGATCAGCCAGGACACCAGCGCCTATGGCGTGGATATGAAGTACAAAACCGACTTCTGGAACGGCCAACCGGTGAAAACCCGCATGACCGAACTCTGCGAAGCGCTCTCGAGCATGGGCATCTGGGTGCGCCTGCACTATGTCTATCCGTACCCGCACGTCGACGAGCTGATCCCGCTGATGGCCGCCGGCAAGCTACTGCCGTACCTGGACATCCCCTTCCAGCACGCCAGCCCGAAAGTACTGAAAGCCATGAAGCGTCCGGCCTTCGAAGACAAGACCCTGGCGCGGATCAAGAACTGGCGCGAGATCTGCCCGGAACTGACCATCCGCTCGACCTTCATCGTCGGTTTCCCCGGTGAAACCGAGGAAGACTTCCAGTACCTGCTCGACTGGCTGACCGAAGCCCAGCTCGACCGCGTCGGCTGCTTCCAGTACTCCCCGGTAGAAGGCGCATCGGCCAACCTGCTGGATAACCATGTACCCGATGACATCAAACAGGATCGCTGGGATCGCTTCATGGCGCATCAGCAGGCGATCAGCGCCGCACGCCTGCAGTTGAAAGTCGGCAAGGAGCTTGAGGTATTGATCGACGAAGTCGACGACCAGGGCGCCGTAGCGCGCTGCTATGCCGACGCCCCGGAAATCGACGGCAGCGTGTTTATCGCCAGCACCGAGGTCAAACCCGGAGACAAGGTGCGCGTACGCATCGTCGACGCCGACGAATACGACATGTGGGCCGAACTGATCTAA
- a CDS encoding cytochrome b — MTWKNTASHYGKLSIGLHWLMLLLIATVYFTMEYRGLFPKGSDGRALMKQLHFMLGLSILALVWLRILTRLIAPAPLIQPTPPKVQTKLAKLMYLALYLLMICTPLLGWLLLSAEAKPIPFFGLELPALLSKDHALAKLFEHWHVWIAQAGYWLIGLHASAGLFHHYVRGDNALRMMLPSRK; from the coding sequence ATGACCTGGAAAAATACCGCATCCCATTACGGCAAGCTGTCCATCGGCTTGCACTGGTTGATGCTGCTGCTGATTGCTACGGTCTACTTCACCATGGAGTACCGCGGCCTGTTTCCCAAAGGCAGTGATGGCCGCGCGCTGATGAAGCAACTGCACTTCATGCTCGGGCTGTCGATCCTGGCGCTGGTCTGGTTGCGCATCCTGACACGGCTGATCGCACCTGCCCCCCTGATTCAGCCTACCCCGCCTAAGGTGCAGACGAAACTTGCCAAGCTGATGTACCTGGCGCTCTACCTGCTAATGATTTGCACCCCACTGCTGGGCTGGCTGCTCCTCAGCGCCGAAGCCAAGCCAATCCCGTTCTTCGGCCTGGAACTACCTGCACTGCTCAGCAAGGACCATGCACTGGCCAAGCTATTTGAACACTGGCACGTATGGATCGCCCAAGCCGGCTATTGGCTGATCGGCCTGCATGCCTCAGCCGGGCTGTTTCATCATTACGTACGCGGCGACAATGCCCTGAGAATGATGCTGCCCAGCCGCAAGTAA
- a CDS encoding tyrosine-type recombinase/integrase translates to MPLTDVQIRQAKPGPKPRKFSDERGLFIEIRPTGSKLWRYRYKIDGVENVFAIGEYPEMGLADARAERDRARALVKQGRHPAHVRRLERARQKVENQSSFKVVALEWIATKSNVSESYRNQLTRAFAKNLFPYIGRLPVREVTAAQLLECLRRMESRGATYYAIALCNWLSQMFRFGVRTLRADADPAAVLYGAFVRKPIQHSQPMSAADIAKFREGLQSYGGFRTNTIALELLQLLFLRTVEIRRGRWEHVDLDVGLWDIPVELMKKGRRHLVPLPPRAVQLLRELKGITGGGELMFPGLRHPDKPVDGSTFNRALERLRMKGFTCHDFRATASTHLYESGLFRTEVIEMQLAHAEENRTKAAYNHAEYLQERRELMRWWQEYVLAAGN, encoded by the coding sequence ATGCCTTTGACCGATGTCCAAATCCGCCAAGCCAAGCCAGGCCCCAAACCCCGTAAGTTCAGCGATGAGCGGGGACTCTTCATTGAGATTCGCCCTACAGGGAGCAAGCTCTGGCGCTACCGGTACAAAATAGACGGTGTCGAGAACGTTTTCGCCATTGGCGAGTACCCAGAAATGGGGCTGGCCGATGCTCGAGCGGAGCGTGATCGTGCCCGAGCGCTGGTGAAGCAGGGGCGGCATCCGGCCCATGTTCGCCGACTCGAACGGGCGAGGCAGAAAGTGGAGAATCAGTCCTCCTTCAAGGTGGTCGCCTTGGAGTGGATAGCAACCAAGAGCAATGTCAGCGAGAGCTATCGCAACCAACTGACCAGGGCCTTTGCCAAGAACCTGTTCCCTTACATCGGTCGGCTGCCGGTTCGAGAGGTAACCGCTGCTCAACTGCTGGAGTGCTTGCGGCGTATGGAGAGCAGGGGGGCAACGTACTATGCCATTGCCCTGTGCAACTGGCTTTCCCAGATGTTCCGGTTTGGTGTCCGGACGCTACGCGCGGATGCTGATCCCGCAGCGGTGCTTTACGGGGCGTTCGTGCGCAAGCCAATCCAGCATAGCCAGCCAATGTCCGCCGCGGATATCGCCAAGTTTAGGGAAGGCCTACAGTCCTACGGCGGGTTTCGAACGAACACTATAGCCCTGGAGTTGCTGCAGCTACTCTTCCTCAGGACGGTGGAGATCCGCCGAGGGCGCTGGGAGCATGTTGACCTGGATGTTGGGCTTTGGGATATCCCGGTCGAATTGATGAAGAAGGGGCGTCGGCACTTGGTGCCGCTTCCGCCGAGGGCTGTTCAGTTGCTGCGGGAGCTGAAGGGCATCACGGGTGGTGGTGAGCTGATGTTCCCCGGGTTGAGGCACCCTGATAAGCCAGTTGATGGCTCGACGTTCAATAGGGCGCTGGAGCGACTGAGGATGAAAGGGTTTACGTGCCACGACTTCCGCGCTACTGCCTCAACTCACCTCTATGAGTCTGGGCTTTTCAGGACCGAAGTAATCGAGATGCAGCTCGCGCATGCGGAGGAGAACAGGACGAAGGCAGCATACAACCATGCCGAATATCTGCAGGAGAGGCGAGAGTTGATGCGGTGGTGGCAGGAGTATGTGTTGGCTGCTGGGAACTGA
- a CDS encoding helix-turn-helix transcriptional regulator, translated as MNKPLDRLIKIEEVLDQVGCGRSKLYDMIQLEEFPAPVKLGRYSRWSQLEVQNWIEQMKRNRAA; from the coding sequence ATGAACAAGCCACTCGACCGCCTAATCAAGATCGAGGAAGTGCTGGACCAAGTAGGATGCGGCCGGTCCAAGCTCTACGACATGATCCAGCTTGAGGAGTTTCCCGCACCCGTGAAGCTGGGCCGGTACTCACGATGGTCGCAGCTGGAAGTGCAGAACTGGATCGAACAGATGAAACGAAACAGGGCGGCCTGA